One Campylobacter concisus DNA segment encodes these proteins:
- the epsC gene encoding serine O-acetyltransferase EpsC, whose amino-acid sequence MWESLKELVQTVREKDPSVHSCCFLAILINTPGIHAVLFHKISHFLYEKKWFFLARLISQIARFLTGIEIHPGAKIGRRFFIDHGMGVVIGETAEVGDDVMMYHQVTLGGTGKECGKRHPTIKNGVTIAAGSKILGAITIGENAKIGANSVVLKNVPANATVVGIPARVVRVNGTKFEPEFII is encoded by the coding sequence ATGTGGGAGAGTCTAAAAGAGCTAGTTCAAACCGTCCGTGAAAAAGACCCATCGGTGCATAGTTGTTGCTTTTTGGCGATACTTATAAACACTCCTGGCATCCATGCGGTTTTATTTCACAAAATTTCTCATTTTTTATATGAAAAAAAGTGGTTTTTTCTAGCTAGACTCATCTCGCAAATAGCAAGATTTCTAACAGGCATCGAGATCCACCCGGGCGCTAAGATCGGTAGGAGATTTTTCATAGATCACGGCATGGGCGTGGTTATCGGCGAGACAGCTGAGGTTGGGGATGATGTGATGATGTATCATCAAGTCACACTTGGTGGCACTGGCAAAGAGTGTGGCAAGCGCCATCCGACCATTAAAAATGGCGTGACTATCGCCGCTGGCTCAAAGATACTTGGGGCTATAACGATCGGCGAAAATGCCAAGATCGGCGCAAACTCAGTCGTGCTAAAAAACGTCCCAGCAAACGCAACCGTAGTTGGCATACCAGCAAGAGTTGTCAGGGTAAATGGGACAAAATTTGAGCCAGAATTTATCATTTAA
- the rfaD gene encoding ADP-glyceromanno-heptose 6-epimerase, with the protein MNLNGKKIVITGGAGFIGSALAHYFDENYKDAHVLVVDKFRNDETFSNGNLKSFGHFKNLLGFKGEIYAGDINDLSTLEKIKSFRPDVIYHEAAISDTTVKEQDELIKTNVNAFVNLLDICESLGAKMIYASSGATYGNAKSPQTVGECEAPNNVYGFSKLSMDNINKIYAKRGVSVVGLRYFNVFGKGEFFKNKTASMVLQFGLQILAGKTPRLFEGSDQIKRDFVYIKDIIDANIKALDAPSGVYNAATGKARSFQDIADILQREIGVNLGNEYIKNPFIGSYQFHTEADVAPAREAFGFSATWSLEEAIKDYLPEIKRIYKEELNG; encoded by the coding sequence ATGAATTTAAACGGAAAAAAGATAGTTATAACTGGCGGCGCTGGCTTTATCGGCTCAGCCTTGGCGCACTATTTTGATGAAAACTATAAAGACGCTCACGTGCTTGTTGTGGATAAATTTAGAAACGACGAGACATTTAGCAACGGCAACCTAAAAAGCTTTGGACATTTTAAAAATTTACTTGGCTTTAAGGGTGAAATTTACGCTGGCGACATCAACGATCTTAGCACACTTGAAAAGATAAAAAGTTTTCGCCCAGACGTCATCTACCACGAAGCAGCGATCTCAGACACCACTGTAAAAGAGCAAGATGAGCTTATAAAAACAAATGTAAATGCCTTTGTAAATTTGCTTGATATCTGCGAGAGTTTGGGCGCAAAGATGATCTACGCTAGCTCAGGGGCGACTTATGGCAACGCAAAGAGCCCACAAACCGTCGGCGAATGCGAAGCGCCAAATAATGTCTATGGCTTTAGCAAGCTAAGCATGGATAATATCAATAAAATTTACGCAAAGCGCGGCGTGAGCGTGGTTGGGCTGAGGTATTTTAATGTCTTTGGCAAGGGCGAGTTTTTTAAAAACAAAACCGCCTCGATGGTGCTTCAGTTTGGCCTGCAAATTTTAGCTGGCAAGACCCCAAGGCTCTTTGAGGGCAGCGACCAGATCAAACGCGACTTTGTCTATATAAAAGATATCATTGACGCAAATATAAAAGCGCTTGACGCACCAAGTGGCGTCTATAACGCAGCTACTGGCAAGGCTAGAAGCTTTCAAGATATCGCTGACATCTTGCAACGCGAGATCGGCGTAAATTTAGGCAATGAATATATCAAAAACCCATTTATTGGCTCATATCAGTTTCACACAGAGGCCGACGTAGCCCCAGCTAGAGAGGCATTTGGCTTTAGCGCGACTTGGAGCTTGGAAGAGGCGATAAAAGACTATTTGCCAGAGATAAAGAGAATTTACAAGGAAGAGCTAAATGGCTAA
- a CDS encoding c-type cytochrome, with amino-acid sequence MKKLLIVSSVAALLSTAAFAADGATIYKKCVACHGAKAEKVFNNKVPALTSLDAAAIEAALKGYKTGANKFGLGAMMKPIATPMSDDDIKAVAEYIQTLK; translated from the coding sequence ATGAAAAAACTACTAATCGTTTCAAGTGTTGCAGCACTACTTTCAACTGCTGCTTTCGCTGCAGATGGCGCTACTATCTATAAAAAATGCGTTGCCTGTCATGGCGCTAAAGCTGAAAAAGTTTTCAATAACAAAGTTCCAGCTTTAACATCACTTGATGCAGCAGCTATCGAAGCAGCTCTAAAAGGCTACAAAACAGGAGCAAATAAATTTGGTCTTGGTGCTATGATGAAACCTATCGCTACTCCAATGAGCGACGACGACATCAAAGCAGTTGCAGAATACATCCAAACACTAAAATAA
- the gmhB gene encoding D-glycero-beta-D-manno-heptose 1,7-bisphosphate 7-phosphatase yields the protein MIKETANKALFLDRDGVINEDAGYVCEIKDFKFIDGIFDALREFAKAGYKLFVVTNQSGIGRGYYTQEQFDALNKFMLESFKKEQIFITKVYFCPHAPEQKCTCRKPNPKMILDACKEFNIDLENSLMIGDKPSDVEAGKRAGVGKNFLLDGINFKDVRDVLNKLKKEKSL from the coding sequence ATGATAAAAGAAACAGCCAACAAAGCACTTTTTTTAGACCGAGACGGCGTCATAAATGAAGACGCTGGATACGTTTGCGAGATCAAAGACTTTAAATTTATTGATGGCATTTTTGATGCGTTAAGAGAATTTGCTAAGGCTGGCTACAAGCTCTTTGTCGTGACAAATCAATCAGGCATCGGCAGGGGTTACTACACGCAGGAGCAGTTTGACGCTCTAAATAAATTTATGCTAGAAAGCTTTAAAAAAGAGCAAATTTTTATCACCAAAGTCTATTTTTGTCCGCACGCTCCAGAGCAAAAATGCACCTGCAGAAAACCAAATCCAAAAATGATACTTGATGCTTGCAAAGAGTTTAACATCGACCTTGAAAACTCGCTCATGATAGGCGATAAGCCAAGCGACGTCGAGGCTGGCAAAAGGGCAGGTGTGGGCAAAAATTTCTTGCTTGATGGCATAAATTTTAAAGATGTAAGAGATGTTTTAAATAAGCTAAAAAAGGAAAAATCACTATGA
- the cysK gene encoding cysteine synthase A yields the protein MIYDNIVKTIGNTPIVKVKTGADEAEIYVKLEFFNPGGSVKDRIAFNMITKMLADGTLKHGDTIVEPTSGNTGIGVAMCGAALGFKVILCMPESMSIERRKIVAAYGAHLELTPAAGGMKAAIARATELASQPNHVMLSQFENKYNPQAHELTTAAEIVADFSKLDAFVAGVGTGGTISGVAKVLKEKGYDTKIIAVEPEASPVLSGGNPGPHKIQGIGAGFLPNTMDMGLVSEVEKVSNDDALNAARAIAKSDGLMIGISGGASYVAAKRVAKRLGAGKKVLFIAPDNGERYLSTELYGA from the coding sequence ATGATCTACGATAACATCGTAAAAACGATCGGTAATACACCTATCGTAAAGGTTAAAACAGGTGCTGACGAGGCTGAAATTTACGTAAAATTAGAGTTTTTTAACCCAGGCGGCTCTGTAAAAGATAGGATCGCGTTTAATATGATCACTAAAATGCTAGCTGATGGCACGCTAAAACATGGTGATACTATCGTTGAGCCAACAAGCGGTAATACAGGTATCGGCGTAGCTATGTGCGGTGCTGCACTTGGTTTTAAAGTGATCCTTTGCATGCCTGAGAGCATGAGCATCGAAAGACGCAAGATCGTTGCTGCATATGGCGCTCATCTTGAGCTAACTCCTGCAGCTGGTGGTATGAAAGCAGCGATCGCAAGAGCTACTGAGCTAGCTTCTCAGCCAAATCACGTAATGCTAAGCCAGTTTGAAAACAAGTATAACCCACAAGCTCACGAGCTAACAACAGCTGCTGAGATCGTGGCTGATTTTAGCAAGCTTGATGCCTTTGTAGCAGGCGTTGGCACAGGTGGCACGATAAGCGGCGTGGCAAAGGTTCTAAAAGAAAAAGGCTATGACACTAAGATCATCGCAGTAGAGCCTGAGGCGTCACCGGTTTTAAGTGGCGGCAACCCAGGACCACATAAAATTCAAGGCATCGGAGCTGGATTTTTACCAAATACAATGGATATGGGCCTAGTTAGCGAAGTAGAAAAAGTAAGCAACGATGACGCACTAAACGCAGCTAGAGCGATCGCAAAGAGCGATGGTTTGATGATAGGCATAAGCGGCGGCGCTTCTTACGTGGCTGCAAAAAGAGTGGCTAAAAGACTTGGCGCTGGCAAAAAAGTGCTTTTCATAGCTCCAGATAACGGCGAGAGATACCTAAGTACAGAGCTTTACGGAGCGTAA